The genomic region GATGTGAACTAAATATTTAGCTACCTGATATAGCCACCAAAATGGTTATATTCCTATCAGATGATTTAGCTCCTAGCGAACCGCATGACGACGCCGACCCCCGTTCGAACCGAAAACGAGCGCAAACGGTCGAATAGTGCGCTCCTTATAACCACCCCGACGCGGCCTATCGGATGGTGTGCGACATTATTTCGAGCGGGCGCGACGGGATTTGAACCCGCGGCATCTTGGTCCGGAACCAAGGACTCTGTCCACTGAGCTACGCGCCCTCACCCGGAGTACTGGCGGCGGTCGTTTAACCGTTGTGAACCGCGATCACTTCTCGACGGCCGGGGTCGGGCCGGCGGACTCCTCGATCACCGACTCCTTCCACGTCCCGCGCAGGAACCACGTCCCGGCGAGCACCGCCCCGACGATGTGACCCATCGTCATCCCGACCCAGATTCCCGTCGCGCCCCACCCGGCGGTGAAGGCGAGCAGGTAGACGGCCGGAACCCGCACGCCCCAGAGGTTGAGCCACGACAGCGCCATCGCGGTCTTCGTGTTTCCCGCGCCGCGAAACGCGCCCAGCACGACCTGCATCACGCCGATGAACGCGAACTCCGCGGCGCGGATCCGCAGGTAGTCGGTCGCGAGCGCGATCGTCTCGGCCGCGCCGGGCACGTCGGAGCCGAGGAAGACGGCGTTGATCGGGCGGGCGAAGACCACCGCGACGGCGGCGACGCCGATCATCACCCCGCCGCCGACGCCCGCCGCGAGCCGAACCGCCCGCTCGGCGCGCTCGGGCTTCTCGGCCCCGAGGTTCTGGCCGACGATCGTCTCGGTGGCCTTCGAGAGCCCGAGCGCGGGCAGGAAGACCAGCGAGATGAGGCGATTCCCGAGCCCGTAGGCGGCCACGACGGGCGGGGCGAACGAGACAACCATCGCGGTCAGGACCACGAGCGCCAGCGCGTTCGCCGACTGTTCGAGCGAGGTCGGCACCCCCAGTCGGGTGATCTCCCAGACGTTCGCGGGGTCCAACCGGAGGTGTTCGAGTCGAACGTCGGGACCGGAGGGGGTCCGAAAGAGGACGTAGAACGCGAGGAGGCTCGCGACGCCGCGCGAGAACACCGTCGCGACGGCCGCCCCCTCGATGCCGTAGCCCGAAAATCCGGTCAGCGAGAACAGCAGGGCCTCGGCGGAGGACAGCGAGAGCCACGCGAACAGGGGGTTGCCGTCGAACCCGAAGATCAGGAAGGGGTCGAGGGCGACGTTGAGGACGACGCTGACGAACATGAGCCGCATCGGGAGCCGGGTGTCGCCCGACCCGCGCATCAGCGCCTCGAAGACGTAGAACCCGAACAGGAAGGGCAGGCCGAGAAAGAACACCCGCATGTAGTCGGCCGCGAGCGGGATCACCCGCGCGGTAGTTTGGGGATCGCTCGGGAGCAGGGAGAGGGCGGGATCGGTGTAGAAGTACCCGAGAACACCCAGCACGGTCGCGAGCAGGCCGACGAACGCGAGCGTCTGGCCGGCGAACAGCCCCGCCGAGGCGTCGCTTTCGGCGCCGGTGTACTGGGCGACGAGGATGCTCCCGGCGGTGGTGAAGCCGGCGGCGATGGCGATCAACAGGAAGACCAGCGGAAAGGCGAGGCTGATCGCGCCGACGGCGTCCGCCGACAGCTGGCCGAGCCAGAGGGTATCGGCGAGGTTGTAGGCGACCTGGAGCACCTGAAAGACGACGATTGGCCAGGCCAGCCGGACCATTGGGCGGATCAGCCCGCCGCTGGTGAGTGAACTCGACGAGTCTGCCACTGCGTTTCGAAACGAAGGGGAGCGCTAAGTAGACTCTGGAATCGGTCAGGGCGTCTCGTTGGTCTCGATGGAGAACTCCCCGCGGGGGTAGGCGACGCAGGTCAGGGTGTAGCCCTCCTCGAGTTCGTTGTCGTCGAGCATCTGCTGGTTGTCGTGGACGACGTAGTCCTCGGAGGGGCCGTCGGTGATGCGCGCGCCACACGAGACGCACTGGCCCTGCCGGCACGCGTAGGGCA from Halalkalicoccus sp. NIPERK01 harbors:
- a CDS encoding MATE family efflux transporter, encoding MADSSSSLTSGGLIRPMVRLAWPIVVFQVLQVAYNLADTLWLGQLSADAVGAISLAFPLVFLLIAIAAGFTTAGSILVAQYTGAESDASAGLFAGQTLAFVGLLATVLGVLGYFYTDPALSLLPSDPQTTARVIPLAADYMRVFFLGLPFLFGFYVFEALMRGSGDTRLPMRLMFVSVVLNVALDPFLIFGFDGNPLFAWLSLSSAEALLFSLTGFSGYGIEGAAVATVFSRGVASLLAFYVLFRTPSGPDVRLEHLRLDPANVWEITRLGVPTSLEQSANALALVVLTAMVVSFAPPVVAAYGLGNRLISLVFLPALGLSKATETIVGQNLGAEKPERAERAVRLAAGVGGGVMIGVAAVAVVFARPINAVFLGSDVPGAAETIALATDYLRIRAAEFAFIGVMQVVLGAFRGAGNTKTAMALSWLNLWGVRVPAVYLLAFTAGWGATGIWVGMTMGHIVGAVLAGTWFLRGTWKESVIEESAGPTPAVEK